CCCAGGAACACTTCAGCAGCGACCTCGGCCTGCGCCTCGCCCGCCCTTTTGTATTCGACCAAGGCATGCGATTGACGCCGCGCGTCGATGTCGGCTGGAAGCACCTGTACGGCGACATCAGGGGCAACTCCCATCAACATCTGGCCAGCGGAGGCAATACGTACGTCATCCAGGGAGTCGAGCTGGACCGTGACAGCCTGCTCTTGCAAGCAGGATTGGACCTGGCCGTATCGCCACGTCATACCCTGGGACTGAACTACAGCGGCGAGACTGGCCAGGACAATCGCAACGGTGCGCTGATGGGCCAGTGGAAGATGATGTTCTGAAAGGCGAAAAAAAAGGGGAGCACCTGCTCCCCCGAGGTAAAACGTTGCATCGAGGCTGTTTGAATCAGCCTTCGATTTCGACGAGGATCTCGCCCGGGTTGACCCGGTCGCCCTTGGCCACATGAATGGCGGTGACCTTGCCGGCGATGGCCGCCTGCACTTCGGTTTCCATCTTCATGGCTTCGGTGATCAATACCGCCTGGCCGGCCTTGACCACGTCGCCCTCCTTGACCAGGACATCGACGATGTTGCCCGGCATGGTGGTGCTGACATGGCCCGGCGCAGTGGCTTGCTTGCGCTTGCTGCTGCCGCCGCCGACGAATTCATTGAGCGGCTCGAAGACGACCTCTTCCGGCATGCCATCGATAGACAGGTAGAAGTGACGCTTGCCTTCGGCCTTGACGCCCACGCCAGTGATGTCGACACGGTAGGTTTCGCCGTGAACGTCAATGACGAACTCGGTCGGCACGCCTTCGCCGCCGGCGGAGCTGACGCTGCCGGCCTCTGGAATTGGCAGCAGCACTTCAGGGGTCAAGGTGCCGGCTTCACGTTCTTCGAGGAACTTGCGACCGATGTCAGGGAACATGGCGTAGGTCAGCACGTCCTCTTCTGACTTGGCCAGGGCACCGATTTCGCCACGCAGCTTGGTCATTTCCGGCTTGAGCAAATCGGCCGGACGCACGTCGATCACCTCTTCGCTGCCGATAGCCTGGCGACGCAACTTCTCGTTCACCAAACCCGGTGCCTTGCCGTAGCCGCCCTGAAGGTAGAGCTTCACTTCGTTGGTGATGGTCTTGTAGCGCTCACCAGCCAACACGTTGAAGAACGCCTGGGTGCCGACGATCTGCGAGGTCGGGGTCACTAGCGGTGGGAAGCCGAGGTCTTCGCGCACCCGCGGGATTTCCGCCAGCACTTCGTTCATCCGGTTCAGCGCGCCCTGCTCTTTCAACTGGTTGGCAAGGTTGGAAATCATCCCGCCCGGTACCTGGTTGACCTGGACGCGGGTGTCCACGGCGGTGAACTCGCTTTCGAACTGGTGGTACTTCTTGCGCACGGCATAGAAATACAGGCCGATTTCCTGCAGCAGTTCCAGGTCCAGGCCAGTGTCGAACTCGCTGCCCTTGAGGGCGGCGACCATCGATTCGGTGCCCGGATGGCTGGTGCCCCAGGCGAAGCTGGAAATTGCGGTATCGATGTGATCGGCGCCGTTTTCGACGGCCTTGAGTTGGCACATCGCGGCCAGGCCGGCGGTGTCGTGGGAGTGGATGAATACTGGCAACGATTGCTCGCTCTTCAGCGCTTTCACCAGTTCGCCAGTGGCGTACGGGGTCAGCAGGCCGGCCATGTCCTTGATCGCCACCGAGTCGCAACCCATGGCTTCCATCTGCTTGGCCTGGGCCACGAACGCGTCGATGGTGTGCACCGGGCTGGTGGTGTAGGCGATGGTGCCCTGGGCGTGCTTGCCGGCGGCTTTCACCGCTTCGATGGCGACCCGCAGGTTACGCACGTCGTTCATCGCATCGAAGATACGGAACACATCGATGCCGTTGACCGCGGCCTTGGCGACGAACGCCTTGACCACGTCATCGCTGTAATGGCGATAGCCCAGCAGGTTCTGGCCGCGCAACAGCATTTGCAGACGAGTGTTGGGCAACGCGGCACGCAGTTGGCGCAGGCGCTCCCACGGATCTTCCTTCAGAAAGCGCACGCAGGCGTCGAAGGTGGCGCCGCCCCAGACTTCCAGCGACCAATAGCCGACTTTGTCGAGCTTGTCGCAAATCGGCAGCATGTCTTCGGTGCGCATCCGGGTGGCGAGCAGCGATTGGTGGGCGTCGCGCAGGATTGTGTCGGTAACGTGGATCTTCTTGGACATTGTCATGATTCCTTACAGGCCTGCGTGGGCGGCAATGGCGGCGGCGATGGCCAAGGCCAGCTCTTCGGGTTTGCGCTTGATCGAGTAGTTGGTCAGTTCAGGGTGGCTTTCAACGAAGCTGGTATTGAACTGGCCGCTGCGGAATTCCGGATTGCGCAGGATTTCCTGGTAATAGGCGGCGGTGGTCTTGACCCCTTGCAGGCGCATGTCATCCAACGCTCGCAGGCCTCGGTCCATCGCTTCTTCCCAGGTCAGTGCCCAAACCACCAACTTCAGGCACATCGAATCGTAGAACGGCGGAATGGTGTAGCCGGTGTAGATCGCCGTGTCGGTGCGCACGCCCGGGCCACCCGGAGCGTAGTAGCGGGTGATCTTGCCGAAGCTGGGCAGGAAGTTGTTTTTCGGGTCTTCGGCGTTGATGCGGAACTGCAACGCAAAACCACGGTGCTGGATGTCTTCCTGCTTGACCGACAATGGCAGCCCGGAGGCGATGCGGATCTGTTCGCGAACAATGTCGATACCGGTGATTTCTTCGGTGATGGTGTGTTCCACCTGCACCCGGGTGTTCATCTCCATGAAGTACACCTCGCCTTCGGCGAGCAGGAACTCCACGGTGCCGGCATTCTCGTAGCCCACGGCCTTGGCCGCGCGCACCGACAGGTCGCCGATGTAGGCGCGCTGTTCGGGGGTCAGTTGCGGGCTCGGGGCAATTTCGATCAGCTTCTGGTTGCGGCGCTGGATCGAGCAGTCCCGCTCGAACAGGTGCACCACGTTGCCAAAACTGTCGCCCAGGATCTGCGCTTCGATGTGCTTGGGATTGACGATGCATTTTTCCAGGAACACTTCCGCCGAACCGAACGCCTTGGTGGCTTCGGAGATCACGCGCGGGAAGGCCTGTTCGAGTTCTTCGCGACTGTTGCAACGACGGATACCCCGACCGCCGCCGCCGGACGTGGCCTTGAGCATCACCGGATAACCGATCCGGTCACCTTCGGCCAGCGC
This genomic interval from Pseudomonas alvandae contains the following:
- the oadA gene encoding sodium-extruding oxaloacetate decarboxylase subunit alpha, whose protein sequence is MSKKIHVTDTILRDAHQSLLATRMRTEDMLPICDKLDKVGYWSLEVWGGATFDACVRFLKEDPWERLRQLRAALPNTRLQMLLRGQNLLGYRHYSDDVVKAFVAKAAVNGIDVFRIFDAMNDVRNLRVAIEAVKAAGKHAQGTIAYTTSPVHTIDAFVAQAKQMEAMGCDSVAIKDMAGLLTPYATGELVKALKSEQSLPVFIHSHDTAGLAAMCQLKAVENGADHIDTAISSFAWGTSHPGTESMVAALKGSEFDTGLDLELLQEIGLYFYAVRKKYHQFESEFTAVDTRVQVNQVPGGMISNLANQLKEQGALNRMNEVLAEIPRVREDLGFPPLVTPTSQIVGTQAFFNVLAGERYKTITNEVKLYLQGGYGKAPGLVNEKLRRQAIGSEEVIDVRPADLLKPEMTKLRGEIGALAKSEEDVLTYAMFPDIGRKFLEEREAGTLTPEVLLPIPEAGSVSSAGGEGVPTEFVIDVHGETYRVDITGVGVKAEGKRHFYLSIDGMPEEVVFEPLNEFVGGGSSKRKQATAPGHVSTTMPGNIVDVLVKEGDVVKAGQAVLITEAMKMETEVQAAIAGKVTAIHVAKGDRVNPGEILVEIEG
- a CDS encoding acetyl-CoA carboxylase biotin carboxylase subunit produces the protein MITKILIANRGEIAVRIVRACAEMGIRSVAVYSDADRHALHVKRADEAHSIGADPLAGYLNPRKLVNLAVETGCDALHPGYGFLSENAELADICAERGIKFIGPSAEVIRRMGDKTEARRSMIKAGVPVTPGTEGNVSGIEEALAEGDRIGYPVMLKATSGGGGRGIRRCNSREELEQAFPRVISEATKAFGSAEVFLEKCIVNPKHIEAQILGDSFGNVVHLFERDCSIQRRNQKLIEIAPSPQLTPEQRAYIGDLSVRAAKAVGYENAGTVEFLLAEGEVYFMEMNTRVQVEHTITEEITGIDIVREQIRIASGLPLSVKQEDIQHRGFALQFRINAEDPKNNFLPSFGKITRYYAPGGPGVRTDTAIYTGYTIPPFYDSMCLKLVVWALTWEEAMDRGLRALDDMRLQGVKTTAAYYQEILRNPEFRSGQFNTSFVESHPELTNYSIKRKPEELALAIAAAIAAHAGL